One window from the genome of Bubalus kerabau isolate K-KA32 ecotype Philippines breed swamp buffalo chromosome 17, PCC_UOA_SB_1v2, whole genome shotgun sequence encodes:
- the ZNF550 gene encoding zinc finger protein 550 isoform X1 gives MAALLTPAQVVVTFKDVAVTFTREEWGQLDLDQRTLFREVMLETCGLLVSLGHPIPKPELIHLLEHGQKLWTGTRSLPHSTGPGDRPKCQTRESSNSQPVLSEEALLQGSLTLGSSWDSRLGRAGAPQGLLEMRSVLERPEMDAGKEAHPGKVSLEDDGLGAGDGLHLGAFQKRVSRRDALYERDPQRPGKGAPVHHLHKCKQCGKAFNRKWYLVRHQRTHTGMKPYECNACGKAFSQSSTLIRHYLIHTGEKPYKCAECGKAFKRRSYLLQHQPVHTGEKPYECAQCRKAFTHRSTFIRHHRTHSGEKPFECKECEKSFSNRAHLIQHYVIHTGEKPYECAECAKAFRCSSELQQHQRVHTGEKPYTCTQCGKAFHRSTYLLQHSVIHTAETPFRCSQCGKAFKRRSHLLQHQRVHT, from the exons ATGGCGGCGCTCTTGACCCCGGCGCAG GTGGTGGTGACCTTCAAGGATGTGGCTGTGACCTTTACCCGGGAGGAGTGGGGACAACTTGACCTGGACCAGAGGACCCTGTTCCGGGAGGTGATGCTGGAGACCTGCGGGCTCCTGGTCTCCCTGG GGCATCCAATTCCCAAACCAGAGCTGATCCACCTGCTGGAGCACGGGCAGAAGCTGTGGACAGGAACCAGAAGCCTCCCGCATAGCACCGGCCCAG GTGACAGACCGAAATGTCAGACCAGAGAGTCAAGCAATTCTCAGCCAGTTTTATCTGAGGAAGCCTtgctccagggaagcctgactctgggatcttcctgggacTCCAGGTTGGGGCGAGCCGGGGCTCCACAAGGGCTCTTGGAAATGCGGAGCGTTCTAGAGAGGCCAGAGATGGATGCTGGCAAGGAGGCCCATCCGGGGAAGGTGAGCCTTGAGGATGATGGTTTAGGGGCAGGTGATGGTCTGCACTTAGGGGCGTTCCAGAAGAGAGTCTCTCGGAGGGATGCTCTGTATGAACGTGACCCACAGCGACCTGGAAAAGGCGCCCccgtccatcacctccacaagtgCAAACAGTGCGGGAAGGCTTTCAACAGGAAGTGGTACCTCGTGCGCCACCAGCGGACTCACACGGGCATGAAGCCCTATGAGTGCAACGcgtgtgggaaagccttcagccAGAGCTCCACGCTGATCCGCCACTACCTCATCCACACTGGGGAGAAGCCATACAAGTGCGCCGAGTGCGGCAAGGCCTTCAAGCGCAGGTCCTACCTCCTGCAGCACCAGCCGGTGCACACGGGGGAGAAGCCCTACGAGTGCGCCCAGTGTCGCAAGGCCTTCACCCACCGCTCCACCTTCATCCGCCACCATCGGACCCACTCCGGCGAAAAACCCTTCGAATGCAAGGAATGTGAGAAGTCGTTCAGCAACCGAGCGCACCTCATCCAGCACTACGTCATCCACACCGGGGAGAAGCCCTACGAGTGCGCAGAGTGCGCCAAGGCCTTCCGCTGCAGCTCGGAGCTGCAGCAGCACCAGCGGGTCCACACCGGCGAGAAGCCCTACACCTGCACCCAGTGCGGGAAGGCCTTCCACCGGAGCACCTACCTCCTGCAGCACTCGGTCATCCACACGGCGGAGACGCCCTTCAGGTGCTCCCAGTGCGGCAAGGCCTTCAAGCGCAGGTCACACCTCCTGCAGCACCAGAGGGTTCACACTTGA
- the ZNF550 gene encoding zinc finger protein 550 isoform X2, with product MLETCGLLVSLGHPIPKPELIHLLEHGQKLWTGTRSLPHSTGPGDRPKCQTRESSNSQPVLSEEALLQGSLTLGSSWDSRLGRAGAPQGLLEMRSVLERPEMDAGKEAHPGKVSLEDDGLGAGDGLHLGAFQKRVSRRDALYERDPQRPGKGAPVHHLHKCKQCGKAFNRKWYLVRHQRTHTGMKPYECNACGKAFSQSSTLIRHYLIHTGEKPYKCAECGKAFKRRSYLLQHQPVHTGEKPYECAQCRKAFTHRSTFIRHHRTHSGEKPFECKECEKSFSNRAHLIQHYVIHTGEKPYECAECAKAFRCSSELQQHQRVHTGEKPYTCTQCGKAFHRSTYLLQHSVIHTAETPFRCSQCGKAFKRRSHLLQHQRVHT from the exons ATGCTGGAGACCTGCGGGCTCCTGGTCTCCCTGG GGCATCCAATTCCCAAACCAGAGCTGATCCACCTGCTGGAGCACGGGCAGAAGCTGTGGACAGGAACCAGAAGCCTCCCGCATAGCACCGGCCCAG GTGACAGACCGAAATGTCAGACCAGAGAGTCAAGCAATTCTCAGCCAGTTTTATCTGAGGAAGCCTtgctccagggaagcctgactctgggatcttcctgggacTCCAGGTTGGGGCGAGCCGGGGCTCCACAAGGGCTCTTGGAAATGCGGAGCGTTCTAGAGAGGCCAGAGATGGATGCTGGCAAGGAGGCCCATCCGGGGAAGGTGAGCCTTGAGGATGATGGTTTAGGGGCAGGTGATGGTCTGCACTTAGGGGCGTTCCAGAAGAGAGTCTCTCGGAGGGATGCTCTGTATGAACGTGACCCACAGCGACCTGGAAAAGGCGCCCccgtccatcacctccacaagtgCAAACAGTGCGGGAAGGCTTTCAACAGGAAGTGGTACCTCGTGCGCCACCAGCGGACTCACACGGGCATGAAGCCCTATGAGTGCAACGcgtgtgggaaagccttcagccAGAGCTCCACGCTGATCCGCCACTACCTCATCCACACTGGGGAGAAGCCATACAAGTGCGCCGAGTGCGGCAAGGCCTTCAAGCGCAGGTCCTACCTCCTGCAGCACCAGCCGGTGCACACGGGGGAGAAGCCCTACGAGTGCGCCCAGTGTCGCAAGGCCTTCACCCACCGCTCCACCTTCATCCGCCACCATCGGACCCACTCCGGCGAAAAACCCTTCGAATGCAAGGAATGTGAGAAGTCGTTCAGCAACCGAGCGCACCTCATCCAGCACTACGTCATCCACACCGGGGAGAAGCCCTACGAGTGCGCAGAGTGCGCCAAGGCCTTCCGCTGCAGCTCGGAGCTGCAGCAGCACCAGCGGGTCCACACCGGCGAGAAGCCCTACACCTGCACCCAGTGCGGGAAGGCCTTCCACCGGAGCACCTACCTCCTGCAGCACTCGGTCATCCACACGGCGGAGACGCCCTTCAGGTGCTCCCAGTGCGGCAAGGCCTTCAAGCGCAGGTCACACCTCCTGCAGCACCAGAGGGTTCACACTTGA